A window of the Thermogemmatispora onikobensis genome harbors these coding sequences:
- the queG gene encoding tRNA epoxyqueuosine(34) reductase QueG: MNVLDAAPIKAYGYELGFDLIRITGAEAFPETERVIKERIAAGLMEGLPWFTSERAEVSCHPDALLPEARSIIALAMCYLSEEPEEPQDDQPRGRISRYAWGADYHEVIKPKLKQFADWLREYARREGGPELEARLFVDTGRMVDRAVAQRAGIGWYGKNTTILTRGWGSWVFLAEIVTNLPLPADEPLQANCGKCERCLYACPTGALPAPYVLDNRRCISYLTIELRGSIPRELRPLMGNLIFGCDICQEVCPVNHVVEKRLGLRQIGPTGMQAEDRRTEAEVTRSGQRPQIWLRRRDEFRPRPQVGGAPELIPLLALSEEEFRTRFRHTPIWRAKRRGLLRNVCVALGNLGDQRAIPALIHALSDTEALVRGHAAWALGCLGGEEARQALTARLEQEGDPEVRQEILQALAMMGSRNEEEDESNKKRR, from the coding sequence ATGAACGTGCTCGACGCCGCCCCGATCAAAGCATACGGCTATGAATTGGGCTTTGACCTCATCCGTATCACAGGGGCTGAAGCTTTCCCTGAGACCGAGCGAGTCATCAAGGAGCGTATTGCCGCGGGCCTCATGGAGGGCCTGCCCTGGTTCACCAGTGAACGAGCAGAAGTCTCCTGCCATCCCGACGCCCTTCTGCCGGAGGCCCGCTCGATCATCGCCCTGGCCATGTGTTATCTGAGCGAAGAGCCGGAGGAGCCACAGGATGATCAGCCACGAGGTCGCATCTCGCGCTACGCCTGGGGTGCAGACTATCATGAGGTCATCAAGCCCAAGCTGAAGCAATTTGCCGACTGGCTGCGAGAATACGCGCGCCGCGAGGGCGGGCCGGAGCTAGAGGCCCGGCTCTTCGTGGACACCGGGCGTATGGTTGACCGCGCCGTCGCTCAGCGGGCAGGCATCGGCTGGTACGGCAAAAACACGACCATTCTGACACGTGGCTGGGGTTCCTGGGTCTTCCTCGCTGAGATAGTGACAAATTTGCCGCTCCCAGCAGACGAGCCACTGCAAGCCAACTGTGGCAAGTGCGAGCGCTGCCTGTACGCCTGTCCTACTGGAGCGCTGCCCGCTCCCTACGTGCTGGACAACCGGCGTTGCATCTCTTACCTCACCATCGAGCTACGCGGCAGCATCCCGCGAGAGCTACGTCCCCTCATGGGGAACCTGATCTTCGGCTGCGACATCTGTCAGGAGGTCTGCCCCGTCAATCACGTCGTGGAGAAGCGTCTCGGCCTGCGCCAGATCGGACCAACGGGGATGCAGGCGGAAGACCGAAGAACAGAGGCAGAGGTGACGAGGTCCGGGCAGCGACCGCAGATCTGGCTGAGAAGACGCGACGAGTTCCGTCCGCGGCCCCAGGTCGGCGGTGCGCCTGAGCTAATCCCGCTGCTTGCCCTCAGCGAAGAAGAGTTCCGCACCCGCTTTCGCCACACCCCCATCTGGAGAGCCAAACGACGCGGCTTGCTGCGCAACGTCTGCGTGGCTCTCGGGAACCTTGGCGATCAGCGAGCCATACCGGCTCTGATTCACGCCCTCAGCGACACAGAAGCCCTTGTACGTGGGCATGCGGCCTGGGCGCTGGGATGTCTCGGAGGAGAAGAGGCGCGGCAGGCACTGACAGCGCGGCTTGAGCAAGAAGGCGACCCAGAGGTTCGTCAAGAGATCCTCCAGGCGCTGGCTATGATGGGCAGCCGGAATGAAGAGGAGGATGAGAGCAATAAAAAAAGGCGTTGA